Proteins from a single region of Desulfobacter postgatei 2ac9:
- a CDS encoding cytochrome ubiquinol oxidase subunit I, whose product MDPVFLSRLQFAAATMFHFLFVPLTLGLSILIAYMETKYAWSGDKNYLRMTKFWGKLFLINFALGVVTGITLEFQFGTNWSRYSEYVGDVFGSLLAIEASAAFFLESTFIGIWIFGWKKISAKAHAIVMWLVAIAGNFSAVWILIANGFMQNPVGYDIRNGRAELTDFLAVITNKHGLLEIIHVVPASLLLGSFFVMGISAYHLLKKQHTEIFLKSFRIALVVGLVSSLTVGLTGDMHGVNVSKTQPAKLAAMESHWETRAQAPIVMFAIPDETQEKNKIEIGSIPGLLSFLGFHDFNAEVIGLQDIPKQDRPPVLPTFVGFRTMVGLGTLFILLMIYGWIRRNKLLESPNFLKIMFWSIPLPYIAMEMGWVVSEVGRQPWIVYNLMRTSDAASPIAGAQVMVSLTAFILVYGLLGAVGFYLMAKSVKEGPEAVTA is encoded by the coding sequence ATGGATCCGGTTTTTCTGTCCAGACTGCAATTTGCAGCAGCAACCATGTTCCATTTTCTTTTTGTTCCATTAACCCTTGGCCTGTCCATTTTGATCGCGTACATGGAGACCAAGTATGCCTGGTCAGGGGACAAAAATTATTTGAGGATGACCAAATTCTGGGGAAAGCTGTTTTTAATTAATTTTGCCCTGGGCGTTGTCACCGGCATCACTCTGGAATTTCAATTCGGCACCAACTGGTCCCGGTACAGTGAGTATGTGGGGGATGTATTTGGTTCCCTTCTGGCCATTGAAGCATCCGCCGCCTTTTTCCTTGAATCCACCTTTATCGGGATCTGGATTTTCGGCTGGAAAAAGATTTCAGCCAAGGCCCATGCCATTGTGATGTGGCTGGTGGCAATAGCCGGCAATTTCAGTGCCGTCTGGATTTTGATTGCCAACGGGTTCATGCAAAATCCAGTGGGATATGATATCAGAAACGGGCGTGCGGAACTCACTGATTTTCTGGCGGTGATCACCAACAAGCACGGTCTTTTGGAAATCATCCATGTGGTCCCGGCATCCCTGCTTTTAGGATCCTTTTTTGTGATGGGCATCTCTGCGTACCATCTGCTGAAAAAACAGCATACCGAAATTTTTTTAAAATCTTTCAGGATCGCTCTGGTTGTCGGCCTTGTCAGTTCTCTGACTGTAGGGTTAACAGGAGATATGCATGGCGTTAACGTCTCCAAAACCCAGCCGGCCAAACTGGCAGCCATGGAATCCCACTGGGAAACCCGTGCTCAGGCTCCCATTGTCATGTTTGCCATACCCGATGAAACCCAGGAAAAAAACAAGATCGAAATCGGCTCTATTCCCGGATTATTAAGTTTTTTAGGGTTTCATGATTTCAATGCCGAGGTCATTGGGTTACAAGATATCCCCAAACAGGATCGTCCACCGGTGCTGCCGACATTTGTCGGCTTCAGGACCATGGTGGGACTTGGCACCCTCTTCATTCTTCTTATGATTTACGGCTGGATCCGGCGCAACAAGCTGCTGGAAAGCCCCAATTTTTTAAAAATCATGTTCTGGTCCATTCCTTTGCCATATATCGCCATGGAAATGGGATGGGTGGTTTCTGAAGTGGGACGCCAACCTTGGATTGTTTACAATCTGATGCGTACGTCCGATGCGGCGTCCCCGATTGCCGGCGCCCAGGTTATGGTATCACTTACGGCATTTATCTTGGTCTATGGCCTGCTTGGGGCTGTGGGGTTCTACCTGATGGCCAAATCCGTTAAAGAAGGCCCTGAGGCCGTTACCGCATAA
- a CDS encoding thioredoxin family protein, giving the protein MRKENILVGILVVLAVGGIYLYNRSAADLDTGAPRVNIEPPAAGNSTSQNSSMSPPQNISWNDYTPGMSLAREEGKSIFLYFHAAWCGYCVKLEKETFTDDRIKAYLNDHFISIGVDTDKREKLARQWGVRGLPSLWFLEADGTKINNLPGFVNADQLLSILQYIHTQSYRTMNFQEYVQQESS; this is encoded by the coding sequence ATGAGAAAAGAAAATATATTGGTAGGGATACTGGTGGTACTGGCGGTGGGTGGGATATATCTATACAACCGGTCTGCGGCGGATTTAGATACCGGGGCCCCCCGGGTCAACATTGAACCGCCTGCTGCTGGAAATTCAACCTCGCAAAATTCATCAATGTCACCGCCCCAAAATATATCCTGGAATGATTACACGCCGGGCATGAGCCTGGCCAGGGAAGAGGGTAAAAGCATTTTTCTTTATTTCCATGCAGCCTGGTGCGGATACTGTGTTAAATTAGAAAAGGAAACATTCACGGATGACCGCATTAAAGCCTATCTGAACGATCATTTTATCAGCATTGGCGTAGATACGGATAAACGTGAAAAACTGGCACGCCAATGGGGGGTCCGGGGGCTTCCAAGCCTTTGGTTCCTGGAAGCGGACGGGACAAAAATTAATAATCTGCCCGGATTTGTCAATGCGGATCAGCTGCTCTCGATATTACAATATATCCACACCCAAAGTTACAGAACCATGAATTTCCAGGAATATGTCCAACAAGAAAGCTCTTGA